In the genome of Lycorma delicatula isolate Av1 chromosome 8, ASM4794821v1, whole genome shotgun sequence, one region contains:
- the LOC142329118 gene encoding gustatory receptor for sugar taste 64f-like yields MVLAGSFYACKADQATIPYQKPVGYPKILPAVCFSFQTTGGDINNSMNLFSAGVPTPETTLVVKIYPKSYNLEDMKKMSERERERFSDAMRTSLILGQITCLAPICNKFSWFSIRVIVAIIALAGEIFMTVISMMWIYSNGISISKGVEYLFELLYGMMTCYSGQEILRLYAQKKFPQFFEIMPYSTWHALPVMFINSVATLGNSFTDQLLILTTMALGDLFQSYTTKMKALQGKRANPNTWKVLRSDYIQLYDLTKSLDDCVSHQVLMSCALYVYIILVEMHHGLISMVKEKGERIYLLISFCVSLLKICTICLCSIRVHEQSKLPLKVLYSVPPSSYCNEVQLLTAQVLKSEATITGSGFFYIKRRFMLTVFGTLITYEVLLLQLKEYTKEI; encoded by the exons ATGGTTCTGGCAGGCTCATTTTATGCTTGTAAAGCAGACCAGGCAACCATACCTTATCAAAAGCCTGTTGGATATCCAAAAATACTGCCAGCAGTATGCTTTTCTTTCCAAACAACAGGTGGTGACATTAACAATTCTATGAATTTGTTCAGTGCTGGAGTGCCCACTCCAGAAACCACACTGGTG GTGAAAATATATCCAAAGAGTTATAATTTAGAAGATATGAAGAAAATGAGTGAACGAGAACGAGAAAGGTTTAGTGATGCAATGAGAACATCACTAATATTGGGTCAAATAACATGTCTTGCAccaatttgtaacaaattttcatgGTTCAGTATTAGAGTAATTGTAGCTATTATCGCATTAGCAGGAGAAATTTTTATGACAGTAATAAGTATGATGTGGATTTACAGTAATGGAATCAGCATTTCTAAAGGAG tTGAATACTTGTTTGAATTACTATATGGAATGATGACCTGTTATAGTGGTCAAGAAATATTACGTCtttatgcacaaaaaaaatttccacagtTTTTTGAGATAATGCCATATAGTACTTGGCATGCTCTTccagttatgtttattaattcaGTTGCTACGCTGGGGAACAGTTTCACTgatcaattattaatattgacTACAATGGCTTTAGGTGATTTATTCCAAAGTTACACAACAAAGATGAAGGCACTTCAAGGAAAG AGAGCAAATCCAAATACATGGAAAGTGTTGAGATCAGATTACATACAGTTGTATGATTTAACTAAAAGTCTTGATGATTGTGTCTCACATCAAGTACTAATGTCTTGTgctttgtatgtatatataatactggTAGAAATGCATCATGGTTTAAT TTCAATGGTTAAAGAAAAAGGTGAACGTATTTACTTGTTGATatcattttgtgtttctttactTAAGATTTGTACAATATGTCTGTGCAGTATTAGAGTTCATGAGCAAAGTAAATtaccattaaaagttttatactcAGTACCACCATCTTCATACTGTAATGAG GTCCAACTCCTTACTGCACAGGTATTAAAAAGTGAAGCTACCATAACAGGCAGtggtttcttttatattaaaaggcGTTTTATGTTAACT GTGTTTGGTACACTCATTACTTATGAAGTTCTTCTTCTACAACTGAAGGAATACACCAAAGAAATTTAA